The genomic stretch CTTTCATAGCCCTACATAATCTGGCTCcactttatatttcatttcatttaaccCCTTATGCTGCACTGAGACCCCTCAGATCTGAAAACCAAATGTTGTTAAAAGTTCCACGGCCCATGCTTAAGACATAGGGGATCACGCTTTTACTGTTCTCCAAGACTGTGGACTGCCTCTCAGTGTCAGATCAGCCGACTCAGTGCCACATTTCAAAAAccttttttcaaataataatactaataataatattcaattcaattttatttatatagcaccaattcataacagaaattatctcattgcacttttcctatagagcaggtctagaccgtactctttataatattaattacagagacccaacaaatcccaccatgagcaagcatttggtgacagtggcaaggaaaaacttccttcaagaggcagaaaccttggacagaaccagactcaatggtgggcggccatccgccactgccgtgaTAGGTTTTGAGGGTGGAGGTACAATGCAGAGAccatgtagaattttttttttcttctcttttttgttctttttatattttgatttatatCTCTCTGTTTGGCCACTCCCTGAATTCttgttgtattttctgtgcACCTGTGAAGCACCTTGAAACTCTGGCTTCAAAAGgtagaaataaagtttacttacttacttagctgtcagtttttcttttcacccCAACTTCCATTCACCCCGTCATCCACAATTTTGATCAGAACCTCCAAGGAGTCTTCAGGTAGCAATGCTTTGGTTGGCCTAGAACATTCTTAGCCAACCTGAGCGTGATTAAGAGttctttaataaaacattaatacttTTCTCCAGTGTATCAATAAACATGTGtaaagagacatttcactctatattgcaaaattatttttttagtcCCACACAATTTAccattttctgattttgttctattaaacaaaaatctgaaaataaacattacgAGATTGCTatgacttaaaggtccagtgtgtaacatttaggaggagctattggcagaaatggaatataatatttataagtatgttttcattagtgtataatcacctgaaaataagaatcattgtgatTTCGTTAcattagaataagccatttttagcTACATAGGGAGCAGATTcccttccacagaggttgccatgttgcaccgccatgtttctacagtagcccagaacggacaaaccaatcactggctctagggaGGTCTGTtcgcgtttttcgcgagtttcgtggccaccgcaGTTTCTCCtgcacttggaaggggagggtgatgccaGGACTATTTcaatggctgcaaactgcaatttcaccactagaggccactaaatcctccacaatgGGCCTTTAAAGAATCATTTAATAGGACATGATACTTTCACTCTATCCATGACTTTAAACTTGGTGTCTGTGGTGTATTATACAACAAATGGATTGTATAAACTAATCTTTCTGTTCATACAATACAACGACAATAATGACTCCATATTCTAGTTTAATAAGTAATTTTTGTAATGATACAATAATTGCTTTACACAAGGAGTTGTTATTGCACATAAGACACCACCAAAAGTTGGAGTTAATACatgttataataaatatatttcaagaTTAAACATTAGACATTAACAACAATAAGAATCAGATAATATTTTACAAGATACGTTTCCTAGTTATTTATGGCACAGGTTCTCTGGCCATTCAGAGATTACTGTAGTTTTAAGTCTTTGCCTTCATCTGGCCAGCAGTGTGTGTCATCTGTTATTCAATGCCTTTATCCTTCAGTAGCTTTCTCACAATCTTCAGGTAGTCAGAGTCTGGGTAGCTATCACTGAAAGAACACAAATTACACAGAGACAACGACTTTGTTACATTTAGCACAATGGTTTTCagactttttctgtcatgccgccctttgaaaacagaaacaatattCATGCCCCCATCCCACTAATTTTTACTAAATATTATTGGGGAAATTAGCAgcaaaattaaacattatttaaattaaatattattaacatGTACAAGATAGATAGTACAAGATAGCGTTTGCGATAAcgttcttatggtggagtcatgaacactgaccttaactgaggcaagtgagacctgcagttctttggatgttgttgtggggtctctgaatggctgaagaagaacaaaatgaagactttggagtggcctagtcaaagtcctgacctgaaccatattgagatgctgtggcatgaccttaaaaaggcagttcatgctcgaaaaccctccaatgtgccttaatttacaacaattctgcaaagatgagtgggccaaaattcctccacagcactgtaaaagacccattgcaagttatcgcaaacgcttgattgcagttgttgctgctaagggtggcccaagcAGTTATTgagtttagggggcaatcactatttcacacagggccatgtaggtttggattttgttttcccttaataataacaaccttcatttaaaaactgcattttgtgtttacttgtgttatctttgactaatatttaaatttgtttgatgatctgaaacatttaagtgtgacaaacatgcaaaaaaaaagaaatcagaaagtgggcaaacacttttgcacaccactgtagatgcAACAAAGTGCTCTTATATCAAATTGTAGAATTTAtatcaaattttatttatacaatgTTGGGTAGTTCCCAGTGGCCAACAGAGGAAGACTGTGGTTGTAATATTTACTCACACTTTGCTCCCCCCGTCTGGTTGTGTTTTTAGGGGGATGGAAGCTGTTGTGACCATGTCCTTTCCATCTTTATTGGTGGCAACAGAAAACAGGAGCTGCTGGTTGAAGGCCTTGTCCAGCAGCTTCAGAACCCTCCTGCCCTCACGGTTGTCAGGCAGGTAAGCACAGAGCCGAAGCCCTTTATAAGGCTGGCCAGGGTGAGGGTGTTTCTCCTGCAGGAAAAGTTTCAGTGGCCCAGTAAACAACACTGTCTCCTACGAATTCTATTTACATACAATGATTATGTTTTGCTCTACTACAGAGGTGTGATGTAGTTCTACTACAGTTACAGGAATGAGGTCAGGATGGATGGTTGGGCATGCAAAGCACATCATTTATGTCCAGTCTAATGCTTTGTTTCACTAACCCATGTGTTTTAGTAGCTTAAGCTTAACCACACTGGTGTAAACCACCATGCTTCTATAACTATAGCTAAGTGATTTGAGTTGCCTAAACAGAACCATAAAATCCTTAATCATGCTTACGTTTTCAGGAGCAATTATTGTAGGGATCACCTCATTATGTCGATAAAAATGTAATGCCTGGCAgtgattaaaatgcaaatgcaaatccCTGTATAGGAACATAATTTTAGTATGGTTTTGGTTGCAATAAACTTAAGAGACCAGTGAGGGTGGTTTTGAAGTTGTTAGCCTACATTGTCGTTTACATTTCTGTCAACCTTTGTCAAAAGCACAACATTTTTTACTCAAGCCTCCGGGAAGCCACTTGAGATTATTTTAGAACACTATAAATAACAACTTGCAGAGATGATGATATTCATTGTGATGAATGCTTCActgttattttttgtcaaagttatgtTATTGTCCCTTCATAATACAGTCATAAGCAGAAGTcttttaattaacattcaacTTGCCTGTGACATTCTTCTGTCATAAAACATGTATATCAGAGCTTCCTAACCTGTTATTTACTACAGTAATGTAAATCTGACATGAAATCAATGTGCAAAGTGGGTCCATTTCATTCCCAGATCTCCAACATTACAAATAGTCACTGATAAGGGGAGTGCtagaaataaaaatcaataaaatgagGGAAATACTCTTCAAGTCACTATCAACAGCAATAATGCACATTGTTGTGTGatcttgtgttttgttatgaaattaatatatgcataaatgcaaaaaaaaaagttataagTGGTTTCAACACTTGCAGATATCCCAAACAAATCTTCTcccacaggaaacacacagcatgaaatctgtgctgcttcagtgtTTTCCATCCTCCTGTAGCTTTGCAAACCAGACTAACCAGATCATCAGCTTCTTTTGTGGGAAGAATGCTGCCAGTGTCCCCATAGAAACCCGTGCTCTACCCTGAGCTCTTTTAGTTTCTTTCATTCTAATGAAATTATACTCTAACttactgtttctctttctgttgaAGTGGTTTTCACCTCTTTCAAGTATGCATGTTGTGTGTGATTTCGTTTTGTTCTGGTCTTGGTGCAGTACATTCAGAATGATGTGATGCAATTACGATACCAAAATACCATAAATCAAGCCAGTTACTGATTCTATGTGTTGATTGtaagggaaaaaaatatgttgttatGTTGAAAAGTATGCTTTTGAATATACATTTGTTATGTTGTATGTACATTTAAACAATATACACCAAACAaatgaacagacaaaaaacacacacacaaaaagagtgTCCCAAAGAGGCACAACAAAGAGAGGTTTTAGCCTAGCTGCCTAGTTAGAGAATAAACTAGTTTTCACACCAGTCCAATTTTTCTGTCATCCAAAAAAGATGTTATGCACATAAACCTTTGTTTCCCATGCCAAACTTTGTACTATGAAATAATCCTCATCTGATCAGTGATTTCCACAGAATTCCAGGGAATCTGCATATGTACACAAACCGGAAGTCAAACAATCATTAGATAGATAGTAGTTCATTGAAAGTGGATCCACTATAACTCTGACTTTAAATAGATGTACAGTGTGGTTTTAGCCAAGCTTACTGTCTGCATTCCATCGGGGAATACGTAGTTCATCTGAAGGGTGTTGTCATCAGGGAATCCTGGCAGGTCTCTGTGGAGGATCACCCAGGTCATCTGGCCCTCTGGCTGGCAGCCATTCAGTGCTCTGTGCATCCCATTCACCCCTTCATTAGCTGCATAGACAGTAGGCCAGTTTTAGTCAAATTATCCAGAAATTAGTAGAAAATGATTATGGAAAGCTTCACAGACAGAGAATtagatgtgtatgtgtatgaagGACCTTGTTGTACTAGTGATGGAGGACCCTGCCCGTTCAGATAGCGGTTACAGTGGAACTTGTCGCTGCTCTGGCCAGAGCCCATACTGGGAAGCagtagacaaacacacagagagggaaacaAATCAACAGCATTGATTAATTGCTGAGGATATCCACGAGAAGCAGTCAActcatggagtgggtggattCAAAGGTCTGGACCCAGGCAAGTTCTTTCTGGCCTAGGACCTTGCAAGAAAGAGAATTGACTAAGatatcattttatcattaagCTATGACTACAACTATGACATACAGCCCCAGACCAGAAGTACATTAAAGTATCCAGAAGAGGGGTCCACATGTGTTAGATCaaactgtatctgtatctgtacaTAAAAAATTATGGTTTGCTTATTTTGTTGCTTACATGTTGCACCCCttgtaatttacagtaattacacAATATCaagtaatgtaaagtaaataTAAGTTAAATAGTCTAACATAAAGAATTCAGacctaccctcagcctgctgaaACACCTGAAGTGAATGTTTTCACTCTGTTGCTTGGATTTATTCCGGTAATAGTGGAGCAAACTCATTGTGGGTGAGGGCAAAAATCAAGtttgtcagcatgctaacacaggGAGCTCCTCTGTCAGTATGTTGTAAGCTGCCATAAATGGTATTCCAGGCGTGACAATACAGTGGCTACATATGATTTCAGTATCATTTctgaaatatacatacatattttttagattttgctGCCAAACATTCTGCTTGTCCCATTCTAAAAGAACAGGTCTGTCGTCATTTGGAATGAAACCCTTTAGTTTTTGCAGCAGGTTAAAAACATCTGTATGATGGTTAGAAGATGCCTGAAGGCTGCAGCACAACTCATTTAGGATTGCTTAAATTAAATAGGTTACTCTGCTCTCAGTTGAAGTCCTTAACTTCTAAGAGCATCatagaaaacaaaacttaacTGAGACTGACTGGGGCACAATGGCGCTGTGCTGTTGAGAACCTCCTGACACTGCTGTGACTACTACACAACATACGCAGGTTTAGCTGACACGACACAGGCAAAGAACTTGTTCAAATTCTAATCATTACAGTAAAGCTGATCAACAGTGTGCTGTTGTTACTGTCATCAGTACCTGCTGAAATGCTCTTCTTCTCCGCACCTTAGTGAAGTTTTCTACttgtcttctgtctctcttctgtgCAGTCCTGGAGTTCAGATGTTTATTCAGCTCATGATGacatgagaaagagacagagacagaaagaggaagagagatgggCGTGTCAAGTTGCTGGGTTGTGGTGTACTGCTGAGTGATCTGTTTGACTGGTGGAGCAGCTTTGACAGGgactggaatgtgtgtgtgtgtgtgtgtgtgtgtgtgtgtgtgtgtgtgtgtgtgtgtgtgtgtgtgtgtgtgtgagtgagtgagtgagtgagtgagtgagtgagtgagtgagtgagtgagagagagagagagagagaggtttttgagagagagagagtagtaTGTAAGTATCTATGCAGGAGTTGTGAGTgagcaagaaaataaaaacaagataaatattttttagcacacacacatacacatacacaaaagagCTCATTGACAGGCAGAGATGGACTGAAATACATATCTGCTACATAAGATCCAAGGAAGAACAACTTCTACCGTATTTTAACTGTTGTTACATTTCAGTgactgaaacattaaaatatgaatgGCTTCAGCAGAATGGTTCAGGTTCTATGATAGATTATTGGGAGGACTTGCCCCTGCGGACCAGGTGCTCCTTCAGGTGCTTGTCATCTCCCCCCTGGACTGCAAATCCCTTCTTGCTGGAGCCCCTGccaccagacctctgcagctggTCCAGAATGCGGTTGATGTCTTAAATCACGTGTTCAACCTGCGAAGGATTTTCCCCAccatttctcttctctgttcACCACAGTGGCCGGGAGTCTAGCCGAGGCCAGTctccacacattcacaacagatCATGTATACTGTAACCAtttggctgaaaaaaaaaattctgcttACTGTTTATGCCAGTGACATATCTTTTAGTTCTATTACTACACACAATAACTgcttaaaaaaacatccaaaatgacATTAGTTTAATGACTTACTCGGTTGCACTTCCATGATTAATGCTACAGGAAtatgggtgactgtccgaaggaagtatagccctaagcagaattccatggttcaccaccaacccGTTCaagtttctaacaagttctccccagtCAGCAATACGCCTGCTGAGAAACCATCtatgattattggcagctccattttgagaaatgtgaagttagcgATACCAGCGATCATAGTCagatgtattcctggggccagagcgggcgacattgaatcctatttaaaactgctggctaaagGATAAACCGAAATACattaagattgttattcacgttggcGGTAACGATTcctgattacgccaatcggatgacactaaaattaatgttgagtcggtgtgtacatatggaaagacaatgtcggagtgcgtagttttctctgggcccctgccaaacctgaccagtgatgacatgtttagccgcatgtcgtaattctgccgctggctgtccgtggtgtccagcaaacgatgtgggctttgtagataattggcagactttctggggaagacccggtctgattaggagagacggcattcatcccactttggatggagcagctctcatatccagaaatctgactgattttattagtggacctaaaccatgacaactcagagttgagaccaggaggcagagttgcagtcttaCACACTTCTCTGCACTTTCAGAGccagttctatttgttatagtgttcTGAATTTTTCTCTGAATTCTCAGAggtttatcaagtttagtccttaaaacagataaagtaattattgtaggtggtttcaatattcatgtggacgttgaaaatgattagtactgcgtttatctcgttattagattcaattggcttttgtcagagtgtacatgaagccactcactgctttaaccacaccctcgaccttgttctagTATACGGCATTggaatttaacatttaatagtctttgcacggaatccttctttatcggaccattatttaataacttttgaactgctattactggactacatgccattaggcaaaaattcctactctagatgtctatctgatattgctgtggctagattcaaggaagtgaTCGCATCTGCATTTACTtcgctatgtctcaatataacagagatCTCCTATGCAAATCCCCTCCCAAtgcagcccctcccaaactgaccatctagttgatagtgctgcaggctcactgcgaatgacactcaattctattgctcctctaaaaaaaaaagataataaaacaaaaaagattagctccatggtataatcCCCAAACCCACcccaaattaaagcaaacatcacaaaaacttgaaagtaaatggcgttccaacaacctggaagaatcccgtttagtctggcaagatattCTTAAATCAtttaggaaagccctccgtaatgccagagcagcttactacacatcattaatagaggaaaatataaacaaccccaggtttcttttgagcactgtagccagactgacagagagctctattgaaccatgtattcctatagccctcagtagtaacgacttcatgagtttctttaataataaaattttaactattagagaaaaaattcatcacctcctgccttcaaccggtaacgacttatcttcaaacacaggaaccttagaaacaactgtaaaacctgatatatattttgactgctcctatcaaccttcttcaactaacttagacgattaattcatctaagccatcagcctgtctcttagaccccattctaactaggctgcttaaaaaaatgttttacccttagttagtactttgttactggatatgatcaatctgtctttattaacaggctatgtaccacaatcctttaaagtagctgtaattaaacttcttcttaaaaagcccactcttgatccaggggttttagccaactatagacctatatctaaccttccctttctgtctaagatccttgagaaagcagtcgcaaatcagttgtgtgactttctaaataacaatagtttatttgaggattttcagtcaggatctagagtgcatcatagcacagagacagcactggtgaaaatgacaaattaccttttaatagCATCAGgaaatggacttgtctctgtacttgtcttgttagatcttattgctgcgttcgacaccattgaccatcacatcctattacagagactggaacatgtactttgcattacaggaaccacactaagctggtttaaatcttatctatcagatcgatctcagtttgtacatgttaatggtgagtcctccgtgcacgccaaagttagtcagtTAAACAAGGTTTtatgcttggaccgattctcttcaccttatatatgcttcctctaggcaacaTTATTAGGAAAcgctccataaactttcattgttatgcggatgataaccaattatatctatcgatcaagccagataaAACTatccagttagctaaacttcaagcatgccatAAGGACacaaaaacctggatgacctgcaattttctgatgtttaacTCTGACAAagctgaagttattgtacttggccccaaacacctccgagacaaattataGTTAAGATATAGTTattctagatggcattgccctggctttcagcagcaccgtaaggaacctcagagttatctttgatcaggattcatcctttaactcccacatgaaacaaacttcaaggactgccttttttcacctacgtaatattgcaaaaatcaggcacatctggtctcaaaatgatgccgaaaaattactGCATGCATTTgctacttctaggctggactactgcaattccttattatccggctgcccgaataagtcccttaagactctccagttgatccagaatgctgcggcacgtgtactgacagagatcatatctctccaatattagcttctctgcactggctccctggaAAATTTAGAAAAGAATTTTAAATCCTTcgcctcacctacaaagctcttaatggtcaggcaccatcatatctaaaagatctcataataccatattacctgactaacttattattattattattattattattattattattattattattattattattgatattactattgccgtcaacacaaaatattatcatcaccatctttAGTATTAGTATCACTACTGttataattgttattattataaatgttattattattattgatattactattgCTTCAACACAACTTATTATCAACACGATCTTTAGTATTTCtatcgttattattattactgttattattactgatatttcTGTTGCTgtcatcacaaaatattattatcattattattattatacatgctATTACTATTTAAATACTTCTACTATTACCCGTTTGtcaattctgtttattttttcattgctgttactatcattgctgttttattgttgtttttgtgttttgttgttgttttgtgttcatcctatgttgtatgttttgcactcctaataaaaataaataaaaataaaaaaataacagtacggtctagacctgctcttcttctgttatgaattggcgctatatacataaaatttaactgaatggAATTGACATGCTGTGTGTGGAAATTTTGCTCTTAGGAAACTTGTCTTAAAAAGTTTTGCAGTTGCTGCAATGTGCTGAAAAGACAGTATACTGGAAAAGCCACGTTAGCTGGGCTGGATTAAAGAAAGGCTTTTCTCTTGGGGTTTGTTCAGCTCAACATGTGGATCAATCAGACTCAGAGGAGACGGCCAGTGAATTTTCTAGATGTCTTATCTGTACTTCCCGGTATATTTCCTTTTCCATCTCAATCCTGTTGTCTTTATCTGTGTGATATCTTGGTGTGTTTTGAACAAAATGCTGTCAGGAGGTTCTCAACAGCACATTTCTCAACAGCTCCATTTTGCCCCCGTCAGTCTCAACTAAGTTTCATTTTCTGTGATGTTCTTGGaagttaatattataaagagtacgttCTAGACCTGctatataggaaaagtgcaataagataacttcagttatgaattggcgctatataaataaaaacatttttttaaagttaaggACTTCAatcggtctctctctctctgtctcaaaaatgcacacacaaacgaTGCACAGTAACCTATTTAATTTAAGCAATCCTAAATGAATTGTGCTGCAGCCCTCAGGCATCTTCTTACCATCATACAGACTTTTTTAACCATTGTCTAAATACACTCTGTTTTAACTGCAGCCAACCCATGCTGTAAACTTGGAATGACAAACATGATctcaacacacatgcatgcaacatacagtaaatgcacacAGGCATATACACAGACGCTAGCATATGGAGTACAatgctaattttattttattttattcttat from Siniperca chuatsi isolate FFG_IHB_CAS linkage group LG19, ASM2008510v1, whole genome shotgun sequence encodes the following:
- the dtx3l1 gene encoding E3 ubiquitin-protein ligase DTX3L1 isoform X1: MGSGQSSDKFHCNRYLNGQGPPSLVQQANEGVNGMHRALNGCQPEGQMTWVILHRDLPGFPDDNTLQMNYVFPDGMQTEKHPHPGQPYKGLRLCAYLPDNREGRRVLKLLDKAFNQQLLFSVATNKDGKDMVTTASIPLKTQPDGGSKVHSETPQQHPKNCRSHLPQLSDSYPDSDYLKIVRKLLKDKGIE
- the dtx3l1 gene encoding E3 ubiquitin-protein ligase DTX3L1 isoform X2; translated protein: MGSGQSSDKFHCNRYLNGQGPPSLVQQANEGVNGMHRALNGCQPEGQMTWVILHRDLPGFPDDNTLQMNYVFPDGMQTEKHPHPGQPYKGLRLCAYLPDNREGRRVLKLLDKAFNQQLLFSVATNKDGKDMVTTASIPLKTQPDGGSKVDSYPDSDYLKIVRKLLKDKGIE